The Arabidopsis thaliana chromosome 5, partial sequence genomic interval aatttaataaaattattaaatattattaatttagagttattaaaaattataaattacaaaaagtaatatatttaaaaacaacatttaatatgttttttaatatttgtgtttttaaaaaagaattaaacggaaaaaaaatagaggaagtataattttggtaaaaatagtaatttaaaattaccataaaaaacatcattaatGCTCAGTATACAAAACAGTTGAAAATACACATGTGAATCCACAAAATCCCAACTCAAAGAAAAATTCTCCAATCAATTAACTCTCTCACAAAGGACGTATCTTCTCTTTACCTaccaaaaaaaccaaacccttgatttttagttttttacatCATAACAACTAAATAATGATAATAGAACAACATGACCAAGTCCATACTTCttctaaacaataaaatctcCCTCCCAAAAATCTCTCATTTACAGTTTCCTCAAATCTCTCCCacaaaaatctcatctttcaAGGTTTCAAGATCATTCAtgggtcttcttcttcttcaacaagaaATCAACTTTCCCCAATTCCACTCTGAAAAATCCAATCTTTAATGGAGATTCAACGACCAGTCATCAATCTCATGGTTCTTCACTCACAACACGACAAAAGTGACAACCTTTCCCGACGAGAATCTCTCGCCGGTAAATCCAAATGGAGAACCTCCTTATCccgttcttcttcatcttcttcatcaaacaaCAATTCTCCGACCAAAACAGAGATTCCGGCAGAGTTTCTCTGTCCGATCTCAGGTTCTTTAATGGCTGACCCAATCATAGTCTCTTCCGGTCACTCCTACGAAAGAGCTTGCGTCATAGCTTGTAAAACCCTAGGCTTTACTCCAACCCCACCTCCAGATTTCTCCACCGTGATACCAAATCTCGCTTTAAAATCCGCAATTCACAGCTGGTGTGAACGGCGGTGTTTTCCACCGCCGAAGCCACTCAACTCCGCCGCCGCGGAGAAGCTTATACTCGCATTAATGGAGAAAAAaccacaaagaagaaaagtatcTGTTTCAGAGAAAGAGCTTATCCAAGCTATTAGAGATAAACCATCAGTGAGACTTAACCACGCCGCGACGGAGCTTGATCGGAGACCTAATTACTTCAACTCAAGCTCCGATGAGTCAATAGCTTCTTCAAGCCGTACACTACAGTTAACAACTAAACCTAGTTGCTTCTCTTCACCTTCATCTGGAGAAATCGAATCTTTAGAACCTAACCTAactccagaagaagaagctttacTAACAAAGCTAAAAAGTAATCGAATCTcagagattgaagaagctttgatTTCGATTCGACGCATCACAAGAATCGATGAAAGTTCAAGAATCAGTTTATGTACAACGAGAGTAATCTCTGCACTTAAGTCACTGATTGTTTCCAGATACGCGACGGTTCAGGTGAATGTCACGGCGGTTCTTGTGAACTTGTCTTTGGAAAAATCTAATAAAGTCAAGATCGTACGGTCAGGAATCGTTCCTCCGTTGATCGACGTTTTGAAATGCGGTTCCGTCGAAGCTCAGGAGCATTCCGCCGGAGTTATCTTCAGTTTAGCTCTTGAAGATGAGAACAAAACGGCGATTGGTGTTCTCGGAGGTTTAGAGCCGTTGCTTCATTTGATCCGAGTTGGTACTGAGTTAACTCGGCATGACTCGGCTTTAGCTTTGtatcatctttctcttgtaCAGAGTAATAGAGGGAAGCTAGTTAAGCTTGGAGCTGTTCAAATGCTTTTGGGTATGGTGAGTTTAGGACAGATGATTGGTCgtgttttgttgattctttgtAATATGGCTTCGTGTCCGGTGAGTCGACCAGCTTTGCTTGACTCGGGTGGTGTTGAATGTATGGTTGGGGTTTtgagaagagatagagaggtTAATGAGTCGACTCGGGAGAGCTGTGTTGCGGTTTTGTATGGGTTGAGTCACGACGGTGGTTTGAGGTTTAAAGGGTTGGCTATGGCGGCGAATGCGGTGGAGGAGTTGGTGAAAGTGGAGAGGAGTGGGAGAGAAAGAGCTAAGCAGAAGGCGAGAAGAGTTTTGGAAGTGTTGAGAGCTAaaattgaagatgatgatttggtGGAGAATGAGGAGATTGATTGGGAGGAGTTGCTTAATTCCGGTGATGTTAGTCGGAGCCGGTGTCGACTCGGTGGTGAGAAATCTTGTGTTAACTCGGCCGAGTTTTGACGTGTCATTTTTTAACTCgttacttttgttttagttttaattgtGGGTTTTGcgactttttctttttttctttttaaatttctaaataataGAGTAGGGGATTGTAATTAGTTGgagatgagttttttttttttttttttgtgaatttttatGGTTGGGTGGATTCTTGAATTATTTGGCAATTTGGGtggcttttctttttgttaattccATCCTTTTTCTTCGTATTatctttttgcttttataaaatttagaaaacgaacaatgaaaaagattgaaaagaaaactaatggAGGACTTTTAATTCCTTAAGATATGGGAATTGATTCTTCcgtttacaaaatttaaatgaattttcaattttaatttgatttcttcaattatttGCATTACACTCGATCATAACTCATCCTATATTAtaggttatttttttttaaattatactatatgttatatatttcagaataaaattttgatatattataatagtaagtgaaaagaaaagaaaatttagcaACCAGAAAATAAGATTATTCTATTTGATCAAATTCAGTAATCCTCAGTTATCGGAAGACGAATCGACTaattataatcatatataaataatcacACATGAGCCTTAGATCAACAATTCAATCTCGCCGAAATCTCAAACATTTGCTCTAAACTAACTaatcaacaattaaaaaaataaacaaaaacgaaatctCACAAATCGTAATAACAATTAAGAAGAATCTCTAAGACGTTTTAGTTGATCGCATCACACCTTCGTCGGATCTCTCCTCGCCGTCCGGTCAAAACACCGTGAAGACTCAACTTCTGCATAGCTCCGGCAAAGTCGTTAAAGAACCGAGATTGGTCTCTCGCGTATAACTCAACGAACGGACGGGTTCTCGGGTCGGAGAATAAACCGTGATCCGATTCAAGTAACCCGAGACCTTTCGGAATATTCTGGAAATACATATTATCGAATTTGTTCGGAGTCATAACGTCGTTGAAGACAGATATCGTAGGGTCATTTTTGGAATTCGAACAAGCTTTCTTTAAAGCTACCGCGAATCTCGGGTTATACCCGGTACTATTATTCGGGTTGACCCGGTTCGTGAACTCCTTGCAATGTGAGAATCCGATGGTGTGAGCACCACTCAAAGCAACCATTTCTTGAACGGAGAAGCCTCTGGAGCTGAATTGATCGATGAGCTTCGATATCTGCATCGACGGGAGCGGGAGGAGATCGGAGACGAGAGATGATTTCGAAGTTCGTGAATCGCGACGGCCGAGGGAGATTTCGTAGTAAGGTCCACCGACGGTTACGAGGAGATCACGTACCGCGACGGCGATGATATCGGAGCAAGAGACTGTGTTGGGACAAGCGAGTTCGAGAGCTGTTTTAGCTCGGATTACTACGTCGAATCCGTCTCCggggagagagagattgattgATGAATCGCGTTCGGCGGTGTTGAAAGCGGTGGAAGAAACGAGGACGGAGGCGTCGCAGCCGTTGGGGAAACAGTCGTGGAAGAAGAGGCGGAGAGCTGCGGCGGCGGTTGTTGGAGTTGAGATCTGTTTGTTGGTGATGGTTTCGCGGATAATGTCGAGGAATTTAGGGCATGATTTGGAGTAGAAATCGACGGTTAGGTGAGATTCGGCGGCGAAGGATAGTGATTGGAAGGATAagcagaggaggaggaggatgatggTGAGATTCTTGAGTTGAGATTGTTCCGCCATTGTTGAAGGGAGATTCAGAACTCTTGAGCTtgagagagtgagagtgaAAGAGGCGGTGAGATTTTAATGGAAGTagaagagagagtgagagtgagagagtgaagaaaacGCGCTTTGGTTTAGTGCAACCACCAATCACGGGATAGAGGATCcagttattttcttatatgagCCGGTTTATTACGTTTATTCTCTTAAACCGGTTGATTGTGTTTGGTTTTCGGTTCGAATTAGAGGTTTGGCAAAAATAGTTGTTATCTAGTATGGTATCTACGGTTTAAAccgatatataattttatttaattctaaaatttaaactctAACCACTTTTTTATAAACTCAACCTGacatatgattttgtttaaattataaaatctaaaccctaattctcatttataaatacaaacgGACATATAATTCTGtgtaattataaaatctaaacccaaGTTATTATTTATAAGCACACATTGATATTTAACCTTCCTTTATTAAAAGTAtacagattttatttttatatttgtttgttttctgattttaattttaatttatttttaaataaagtgTGACATGTCAtattatgtattttgattAGTTATTAAAGAGAGGATGAATCCaagaatttttcttaatagaATTATATgtcatttttggtttgtagagattttcttttcttaactttttttgttttctaattttagttttaattttaatttaatttaaataaaatatatgacatgttgtattttgattggttattaaaGAGGGGGGTGAATCCAagaattgttcttttttcGATGCTTATGGATTTTatacaacaaatttaaattttttagtGTTTCAGAAAACCTtggcccaaaaaaaaaataaataataaagtgTTTCAGAAAACCAAACCATGTTCTTCTACTTTAATCACTTTTATCTACTTAGATTACAATCAAACAAGTTTCAGTTGATGATATATCTCACAACAAGCGTGTTTAattagttgtttttaatttttagacGAAATCTCCCttaaaataattgtttctAGATTCAGCCATTTTCAGTAAAAccagtttttaaaagatatagcTGTGATAACTATTTTTAGTTAATGATATATCTCAAAAGTCACAATATATATGgaaaagtgaaacaaaaaaaaaacctataaaACCATAATCTCTCAGTTGATTAAAAACACCATTATCTCTCAAGTCTTAATACGAAAACAATGGAATCCAAgagatcatcatcttctcctctACTAATTTTGATTACCACCATCATGATCATATTCATCATTTCTGGTTAGTCCTCGTCGTTTTTCAATAACAAATTGATAATCATGTTTATATTtgacatagttttttttttaatccgaATCTGTTTTAGATTGGCCAAGACTACTCACATGCATATATTTCTTCAAACTAACGCTTCTGTCTTTGCAGGACCTAAATCTGTCGATGCAGATTGCAAACACCCGGTTGGACCGTACACGGACTCATGCTTTACGGATTGCGTATCTGGAAAATATGGATATAATTATGAATCCGCTTTTTGTAGCCGTGACGAGACCGGAACTTGTAAAATATGTTGCTGCGAACTTATCAACGAATAGGTGCATATGCATTTGCATGTTTCAATGTATGGttggtaacaaaaaaaaaaagatgtggagaaagagaacaaattATATACTTGTCTTCCCTATTTTAAAGGCAATGCATAACccttaaaattattatttacttgCACAATCTTGCAATGCttgtaatttaatatatatgacatAACAATGTGTATCTTTGTTATGCACATTATGATACACACACCCGAATAACAAGTTCATCCACGAATATATAAAAGCAGTAATTACAAACTCAATCGGGTTTCTTCTACCTTAACCACTTATACCGGTGTAGATTACAATCAAACCAAGCAATGGCAAATGCAGTTTAGTAATCTCAACCTGATCATTCAAAATCTCACCAGCTCTTTCTATATATCCCCGGTGGGCATAATCTTCAATAGCTTGACCAGATCATATGACTTGAAATCTCTTCCAAAGCACAGAGCCAAGTCCAAAGCTAATTTCCCATCCTGAAAAGACagcaagaaaccaaaaccaaattgatCTGTTAtcgaacaaaaacaaactaactATTCATATACTCTCAGTTTTTCTCTACACATATTTTCGCCATTAACACCTTTGTTCGTCTTGTTTTATCAGCACCATTGGTCAACAATATCTTTGTAATGTCTCGATTTCGGCTTTGTACAGCTATATGTAACGGAGTCCATCCTTCCtgtaaaacaaagaaagtttcatcgaatcaaaatcagaaatttttTAATGGCTTGAGATAAGCTTTTAGTTGCTACTAAGTACTAACATTATCTGCAACATTGACGTCTACATTGTACTTGAATAGTAGTTTTACAGTCTGCAAGGCTCCAACTTGAACTGCATAATGAATCGGAGCTGCACCGTCCTGTATCTTTGAACAATCTGGTTAATAAAGTATGAACCTTTTCCAAATGGGTTCTACGTAAATGGAACCAGATAAGTTCTCACCCGATCTTGAAGATGCGGATTAGCTCCTTTCCTCAAAAGATGACTAATCACCGCTTCTTTTTTACCAATGATTGCTTTGTGAAGAGCGGTTTGGTTGTCCTGTTTTTGTAGATTCAGTCAGTGACATGATAAACAATAGAAACCAGATTTGGTATGTTTAAAAGCAAACCTTGTCAACATCATCAATGTCTAGTCCGTTTTCAATAAGATTATCCATTAACTGAATCTGCATTGACAGAGCAAGTGTCTGAAGTGGCTTCCAACTCTTCTGCAGATTCCATATTTACACAATAAGTATACAAACCAAGTGAATCAAAACCACTACACTCGTAGCAATATGATCACAGATTGATATGCATATAAGAGATACTGAAGAAAATCACATGAAAACTTACTGTTGAGATCATCTTGAGATTTGGTTTCTCATTTTGCTGAAGAATTACTCTTTCTTCAGGTTCAAGAAGTTGTTCAACCTCTGCAAATACTCAAGCCCATGTAAAGCAATGATACACATTCACACACAAAAGTACTAACTTTGAAACTATTCCAGTTCTTCATACTAAAAGAGTGATCTTTTACACACAATTCGgataaaaatagtaaagtgAGAGACTTTAAAGAAGAACCTTTTGCAAGCTCTTCCTCGTAGTTGTCTGTAGTAGTAAGCTTTTGTACTCTCGAGTCATCTTCCCAATCACTCTCGTTATCTAAATCATTCCCAataccatcttcttcttctccttcatatTCGTTTTCACTGTCGCTACCATCATCTGGATCTTCCCAGAATTCATGTTTGGATTGCACGGAAGGTGTTCGACGATTTGTCTCAGTGAAACTGCGAGTTCTGGCCGTGGATTGTCTCTTGACGGAGCTTCCTCGGACACTTGTGGAGAGACAGTACACGATTTTCGATTTGCAATTGACAGAATCAGAGATGGGTAATCGTGGAAGTAGACAAGTTTGTGGAGGGATGGATAAAACCGAAGAGACCATTGCAATTTAAAAGCTGTTCTGGCTTTTGCTTCAATTGGGCATATCTTTGGAAGTGTCATTCTGTTTCATATTAggatgtttattttgtttcacaatataaaatgttataaacaaaaaataaaataaaatcattaaaactattttaaatttatatactttGTAACTacagtaaatatttttattggcCAAACTCtatttaactaaatattaaaattatgtttttttaatgtatataaaaaaattagttttttaaacTTTGTATTTTTAGCAAATACATCAtagattttcttgtttagtattaaattataatcccaaaaattatttttactgggattttatttgttttaaaccTGTGTCATAggaattattatattataatattaaataaacactaaataaacagaaaatatatttttcttttacattttttatagttaattaaaaagaataaaagataCACAAATCTCAGCAAATATAGTGGGTTTTAAGAAATAGCTTGctaaatgaaataatatcaCTCTTGTTGGAACTTAATAAtctataatattaataattaacgaatctaaaaaaaactataaaatataatatatatatatttttttatatgtgcTCAAGCTAATAATATAACAAGTACTTTACAAAATAACAGAGTACATTAGTCTTGAAATAGAAAGAGTAGTTCAAAGTGTGTATACTAAACAAGCAAGCATTTGAGCAACATTTAAAGTTTACAAAGTCTGTCTAATACGAAACAGATTAACCAGAAAATCAAAGCTGTGTTGTTAGTTTATCGTCAAAGCCCAAAAAGCAAAGAGTAGTAAACTGattattttacatatgatTCAACaccaaaatgaagaagaagaaacaatacaTCTCAAAGTCGAAACAACTTATAGAACAAGACCGGTTTGTATCGAGCAAAGGCTTGTCCGATCGCCAGTCCAAACAACACTCCGGGTCCATAGCCTATCGCAGCTGCTTTCCAGTTCAACGCATGTTCTTGCTTTGGTAGTTCTTGCTCTTGTGTATGTGGTGTTGATGGTACTCCATTTCCCCTTAAACAACTCTCTTGAAGAGGAAGACCACAAAGATTGATATTCCCTTCAAAGGAGGATTTAGGTTGCCCTCCAACCTGTGTACTCTGTGGTATTTGGCCGGTGAGTCTGTTATGTGACATGTTAACATATCCCAAAAACGTCAGCTCTCTTAGCTCTTGAGGTATATTTCCAGAGATTCGGTTTTGAGATAGATCCAATGACTCGAGTTGTTTAAGTTTGGCCAACGACGATGGAATACGACCAGTGAAAGAGTTGTTAGATAAGTCCAGAACAATCAACGATTTCAAATCACCTATTGATTCTGGAATCTGTCCTTCAAAACTATTTCCTGAGAAATCTATCGACGTGTATGTATCTGGAATCTTTCCCAACTCTATGCTTCGTCCTTTTATTCTCAAATGAATGGAAGGATAAGACCAAAGCGGGGTCTCATATTTAGAGTGTTCATCTCCTGTGTACTCTGGCCAACGATATCCTTGTGGGGTATTAACCAAAGGTGCACTCCAATTCGCAAAGTAGTTTTGCGGTAGGCTCCCGTTGAAGCTGTTACGGGAAATATCAATTATCCGCAGTGCCGTAAATGAAAGAGAGACCTCAGGAGAAGAAATGGGACCGTGGAATCTGTTTGATCTCAGAACAATGATTTCAAGACGCGTCAAAGCCTTCAGCCAGAAAGGGAAAGTGTCGTTGATGTGGTTTCCTTCCACATTTAGAAACTTTAGGGTTGTGCAGTTTACTAGAGACCTTGGAAGCTTCCCACTTATTTGGTTGTGGCCAACGTCAAGTAGTACTAAGCGGTCTTCTATGTCCGGAAGTCTCCCAGTGAGGCTGTTGTTACTGAGTTTCAACGCTTCTAGTCCGAGTGACACATTTGTCAAGCATCTCGGAATTGTCCCACTGAAGTTGTTGTTTGATAGATCAAGGAGACTGAGTCGATATCTTTTGCAGAATATAAGTGGTATGCCTCCAGTGAAATAGTTATTTGATGCAGCCATGATGTTGACATAAGGTGGAATAATAGGAAAAGATCCTTTGAAGGCATTTGAACTCAAATCTAACTCCGAAATCGACGAATTGAGGATTATTTTTGGCGTACCTTCCAAGGAATCAAAGGAGTTGCGTGAGAGATTTACATGGAGCATAGAAGGCAGAGTCCATAACAACTCAGGCACTTTTCCTTTAATTCTATTATTGGAAATGTCTAACCACCATAATCTTTGTAAGTCCTTAATAAACATCGGGAACTCGGTGATGTTGCAGCTCGACAAGTCTAGATGTGTCAAATTTTCTGAACCGGTACCAACCACTGAAACACTATTTCCGGAAAGATCCAAACGCACTAGAGACTTGAAGAGCAAGAAATCAAAGTTGAATGTGTAGGGTGTCTTCTGAAAAGATAAGTCAATTTGTATGAGGTTGGCTAATTTTGAGATAGGTTCTAGGATTCGATGACTCATAAGGTTATAAGCCATgtctaaaattaaaagtttagAGGTTGCAGAATAATTTATATTCTCAAGAGGGTCACTAAGATGGTTTTGGCGTAGGTTAAGAGAAACTAGAAAAGGCATGGTGAAGAGGTAAGAAGGAATGGCTCCAGAAAACTTATTATATGATAGGTCTATATTCTCAAGAAGGGTTAAACTATGTAGATTGGGAATACCACCGGTGAGCTTGTTATATGAAAGGTCTAAATTGGTTAACCGGCTTAGGTTACTTATTGAGGATGGAACTTCTCCTATAAACCCATTTTTGCTAAGATCCAAGGATTCCAAGTAGGTCAGTCTACCAAATCCAGAGGGTATAGGGGACGAGTCAAAATGATTTTCAGAGAGATCGAGGTACCTGAGGTGTTGGAATCTGAAGAGGCTACTATTAGCCTTGAGACTAGTAAGACATTGACGACCAAGGGACAGCTCCTTCACCACACCGGTCTCGCTATCAAAGGAAACCCCACTAAAGGAGTCAGAGTCTTTGGTCCAGGAGCTTATATTTGCTCTAGTGTCCATTCGACCAAAGTAATCGAGTTTCCAAGTGAGGTCGCAGTTGAAGGATGGAAACTCATTCTTCAATTCCAACAGAATCTCAACTTGATCGCGTGGGAAAGGAAATGGTAGAGTGTAAACTGAATCGCTGGTCACAAAGACGcaacagaagaaacaagttATGAAGAAAACGGCCAAATTCGATTTCATGATATGaagatatgaagaagaaattggtATGTATGATTTGGTCAATTTTGCAGTCTACTCTTCtaacaatcatatataataaagataaagagttatatatataataaagataaagagttatatatataataaagataaagagttATATGTCACATCGCTTGCTAGGAAAATTTGAGTCTTTCAGCATGTAAATATTGACCACCACATATTTAGTTCGACCAAGACCGATACCAACCGGGTAGACAGTGGACCAATTAATCAATTTTCTAGATACTTTATATTGTCTCTACACAAACGTTTCAATCTAGACAATTATCCAACTGTAGTCTTCTAGATATTTTTTCGATCTTGTCTGTGGCAAAAAGATGAATTTCATTGGTGATTCTGTAGCCAGAAACCACATGGAGTCTCTTCTCTGCCTCCTGTCAAtggtaagattttttttttggacaacaTCTTATAACATAACTCCTTAAGCTTGTGACTTAAGAAATCTCGTttctttgctttggtttcaCAGGAAGAAACTCCGAAAGATATCTACCTCATGGCAAAGTTTCTAGTGGCCGGACTCGAAAGGACTCATGCTAAGAAGACCGGAACAGGAATCTATGATCTCGACATTGACAAGCGAGCAATGGGCAATTGATCTGCTAAATACAGACATTGCCATTGCCATTGGAAATCTTAACATCTCAGATAGAACAGCTTGAAGATATTTAAACGTGACAgcttaaaaaagaagaagtttgaggTTTTGGATGTGACTAGGGTTATGCTAATGAGACCAGACGGGCACCCGAATTCTTACTGGGGAAATAAATGGATGAAGGGTTTCAATGACTGTACTCACTGGT includes:
- the EMB506 gene encoding Ankyrin repeat family protein, giving the protein MVSSVLSIPPQTCLLPRLPISDSVNCKSKIVYCLSTSVRGSSVKRQSTARTRSFTETNRRTPSVQSKHEFWEDPDDGSDSENEYEGEEEDGIGNDLDNESDWEDDSRVQKLTTTDNYEEELAKEVEQLLEPEERVILQQNEKPNLKMISTKSWKPLQTLALSMQIQLMDNLIENGLDIDDVDKDNQTALHKAIIGKKEAVISHLLRKGANPHLQDRDGAAPIHYAVQVGALQTVKLLFKYNVDVNVADNEGWTPLHIAVQSRNRDITKILLTNGADKTRRTKVLMAKICVEKN
- the RLP54 gene encoding receptor like protein 54 (receptor like protein 54 (RLP54); FUNCTIONS IN: kinase activity; INVOLVED IN: signal transduction, defense response; LOCATED IN: endomembrane system; EXPRESSED IN: 22 plant structures; EXPRESSED DURING: 13 growth stages; CONTAINS InterPro DOMAIN/s: Leucine-rich repeat, typical subtype (InterPro:IPR003591), Leucine-rich repeat (InterPro:IPR001611); BEST Arabidopsis thaliana protein match is: receptor like protein 27 (TAIR:AT2G33060.1); Has 95502 Blast hits to 27133 proteins in 1050 species: Archae - 52; Bacteria - 4975; Metazoa - 18576; Fungi - 1120; Plants - 63605; Viruses - 17; Other Eukaryotes - 7157 (source: NCBI BLink).); its protein translation is MKSNLAVFFITCFFCCVFVTSDSVYTLPFPFPRDQVEILLELKNEFPSFNCDLTWKLDYFGRMDTRANISSWTKDSDSFSGVSFDSETGVVKELSLGRQCLTSLKANSSLFRFQHLRYLDLSENHFDSSPIPSGFGRLTYLESLDLSKNGFIGEVPSSISNLSRLTNLDLSYNKLTGGIPNLHSLTLLENIDLSYNKFSGAIPSYLFTMPFLVSLNLRQNHLSDPLENINYSATSKLLILDMAYNLMSHRILEPISKLANLIQIDLSFQKTPYTFNFDFLLFKSLVRLDLSGNSVSVVGTGSENLTHLDLSSCNITEFPMFIKDLQRLWWLDISNNRIKGKVPELLWTLPSMLHVNLSRNSFDSLEGTPKIILNSSISELDLSSNAFKGSFPIIPPYVNIMAASNNYFTGGIPLIFCKRYRLSLLDLSNNNFSGTIPRCLTNVSLGLEALKLSNNSLTGRLPDIEDRLVLLDVGHNQISGKLPRSLVNCTTLKFLNVEGNHINDTFPFWLKALTRLEIIVLRSNRFHGPISSPEVSLSFTALRIIDISRNSFNGSLPQNYFANWSAPLVNTPQGYRWPEYTGDEHSKYETPLWSYPSIHLRIKGRSIELGKIPDTYTSIDFSGNSFEGQIPESIGDLKSLIVLDLSNNSFTGRIPSSLAKLKQLESLDLSQNRISGNIPQELRELTFLGYVNMSHNRLTGQIPQSTQVGGQPKSSFEGNINLCGLPLQESCLRGNGVPSTPHTQEQELPKQEHALNWKAAAIGYGPGVLFGLAIGQAFARYKPVLFYKLFRL
- the EMB506 gene encoding Ankyrin repeat family protein (embryo defective 506 (EMB506); INVOLVED IN: embryo development ending in seed dormancy; LOCATED IN: chloroplast; EXPRESSED IN: 22 plant structures; EXPRESSED DURING: 13 growth stages; CONTAINS InterPro DOMAIN/s: Ankyrin repeat-containing domain (InterPro:IPR020683), Ankyrin repeat (InterPro:IPR002110); BEST Arabidopsis thaliana protein match is: ankyrin repeat protein (TAIR:AT5G66055.1); Has 90387 Blast hits to 29284 proteins in 1374 species: Archae - 134; Bacteria - 8440; Metazoa - 46466; Fungi - 7182; Plants - 3258; Viruses - 1346; Other Eukaryotes - 23561 (source: NCBI BLink).) codes for the protein MVSSVLSIPPQTCLLPRLPISDSVNCKSKIVYCLSTSVRGSSVKRQSTARTRSFTETNRRTPSVQSKHEFWEDPDDGSDSENEYEGEEEDGIGNDLDNESDWEDDSRVQKLTTTDNYEEELAKEVEQLLEPEERVILQQNEKPNLKMISTKSWKPLQTLALSMQIQLMDNLIENGLDIDDVDKDNQTALHKAIIGKKEAVISHLLRKGANPHLQDRDGAAPIHYAVQVGALQTVKLLFKYNVDVNVADNEGWTPLHIAVQSRNRDITKILLTNGADKTRRTKDGKLALDLALCFGRDFKSYDLVKLLKIMPTGDI
- a CDS encoding Pmr5/Cas1p GDSL/SGNH-like acyl-esterase family protein (BEST Arabidopsis thaliana protein match is: TRICHOME BIREFRINGENCE-LIKE 22 (TAIR:AT3G28150.1); Has 117 Blast hits to 117 proteins in 14 species: Archae - 0; Bacteria - 0; Metazoa - 0; Fungi - 0; Plants - 117; Viruses - 0; Other Eukaryotes - 0 (source: NCBI BLink).) — translated: MNFIGDSVARNHMESLLCLLSMEETPKDIYLMAKFLVAGLERTHAKKTGTGIYDLDIDKRAMGN